A genomic stretch from Nitrobacter winogradskyi Nb-255 includes:
- the mmsB gene encoding 3-hydroxyisobutyrate dehydrogenase, with product MAAIAFIGLGNMGGPMAANLVKAGHSVVGFDLVPALCDAARTNGVTIAGSARAAVTNADVIITMLPAGRHVVSVWTDVMPAATRGALMIDCSTIDVESARRAHMLAARASLHSVDAPVSGGVAGARDATLTFMVGGEVESFEDAKPFLEAMGKKIVHCGRDGTGQAAKICNNMILGVSMIAVAEAFVLAEKLGLSHQALFDAASKASGQCWSLTSYCPVPGPVPTSPANNDYRPGFASALMLKDLTLARAAADSTGTVTPLGQHAQDIYKAFDAAGNGEVDFSGIIRHIRALAESSGDR from the coding sequence ATGGCGGCCATAGCGTTCATCGGTCTCGGCAACATGGGCGGACCCATGGCTGCCAACCTCGTCAAGGCCGGCCACAGTGTGGTCGGTTTCGATCTCGTTCCGGCCTTGTGCGACGCAGCCAGAACGAACGGCGTGACCATCGCGGGCAGCGCAAGAGCCGCGGTGACAAACGCGGACGTCATCATCACCATGCTGCCGGCGGGCCGGCACGTGGTGTCGGTCTGGACCGATGTCATGCCCGCGGCGACCAGGGGCGCGCTGATGATCGATTGTTCAACCATCGATGTCGAAAGCGCCCGGCGGGCCCATATGCTGGCGGCGAGGGCTTCCCTGCATTCGGTCGACGCGCCGGTCTCGGGAGGCGTCGCGGGCGCGAGGGACGCAACGCTGACGTTTATGGTCGGGGGAGAAGTTGAATCCTTCGAGGACGCAAAGCCTTTCCTGGAAGCAATGGGCAAGAAGATCGTCCATTGCGGCCGGGACGGGACGGGGCAGGCCGCCAAGATCTGCAACAACATGATCCTCGGCGTTTCGATGATCGCGGTCGCCGAGGCCTTCGTGCTGGCGGAAAAGCTCGGCCTGTCGCATCAGGCGCTGTTCGATGCCGCATCAAAGGCGTCGGGCCAGTGCTGGTCGCTCACCAGCTACTGTCCGGTGCCGGGACCGGTTCCGACATCGCCCGCGAATAACGACTACAGACCGGGTTTCGCCTCGGCGCTGATGCTGAAGGATCTGACGCTGGCGAGGGCGGCGGCGGATTCCACCGGAACGGTGACGCCGCTTGGACAGCACGCGCAGGATATCTACAAGGCGTTCGATGCGGCCGGAAACGGCGAGGTCGATTTCTCGGGAATCATCCGGCATATCCGGGCGCTTGCGGAAAGCAGCGGCGACCGATGA
- a CDS encoding enoyl-CoA hydratase/isomerase family protein, protein MMVATSNEPDLITRREGSAGIVRLNRPRAINAVTLDMFRGIHKALDEFEADPEVGLILIEGAGERGLCAGGDIRSLWESANAGGDLGRVMWREEYLLNARIAKFPKPYVAFMDGIVMGGGVGLSAHGAHRVVTERTRLSMPEVGLGFFPDVGGTWLLSRAPGEVGTYFGLTGQNMNGADAIYAGLADVSVPSRKLAALRETLVDLGARADSARVRAAIAGFAADESASSVTAIRPRIDAWFAHGRMADILTTLQRDGSELARSILKVLNEKSPRGLVVTLKLLRLARASATLEECLAREYRAALAVFASDDFREGVRAAIIDKDRNPKWSPAAIGDVTPEMIAPYFANAGADELVFS, encoded by the coding sequence ATGATGGTCGCAACAAGCAATGAGCCCGACCTGATCACGCGGCGCGAGGGGAGCGCGGGCATCGTTCGCCTCAACCGTCCGAGGGCCATCAATGCCGTTACGCTGGACATGTTCCGAGGGATCCACAAGGCGCTGGACGAATTCGAAGCGGATCCCGAGGTCGGTCTGATCCTGATCGAAGGCGCCGGCGAGCGCGGTCTGTGCGCGGGCGGCGATATCCGCTCGCTCTGGGAAAGCGCGAATGCCGGAGGTGATCTCGGCAGGGTGATGTGGCGCGAGGAATACCTGCTCAACGCGCGGATCGCGAAATTCCCAAAGCCCTATGTCGCCTTCATGGACGGCATCGTCATGGGCGGCGGCGTCGGATTGTCGGCGCACGGCGCGCATCGCGTCGTCACCGAAAGAACCAGACTCTCGATGCCGGAGGTCGGTCTCGGCTTCTTCCCGGATGTCGGAGGAACCTGGCTGTTGTCGCGCGCGCCTGGTGAAGTCGGAACCTACTTCGGGCTGACCGGCCAGAACATGAACGGAGCGGATGCGATCTACGCCGGCCTTGCCGATGTGAGCGTGCCGTCGAGAAAACTCGCCGCGTTGCGCGAGACGCTGGTCGATCTTGGCGCCCGCGCGGATTCAGCCCGCGTGAGAGCTGCGATCGCGGGATTTGCAGCCGACGAATCCGCGAGTTCTGTCACGGCGATCCGACCCCGGATCGATGCGTGGTTCGCCCATGGCCGAATGGCCGACATCCTGACGACCCTGCAACGTGACGGGTCCGAACTCGCGCGGTCAATCCTCAAGGTACTGAACGAGAAGTCGCCACGCGGTCTTGTCGTGACGTTAAAACTGCTGCGGCTCGCACGCGCCTCGGCCACGCTGGAGGAGTGTCTGGCGCGGGAATATCGCGCCGCGCTTGCGGTCTTTGCGAGCGACGATTTTCGCGAAGGCGTTCGCGCCGCGATCATCGACAAGGATCGCAATCCGAAGTGGTCGCCGGCGGCGATCGGCGATGTTACGCCGGAGATGATAGCCCCCTATTTTGCGAATGCCGGTGCGGACGAACTCGTGTTCAGTTAG
- a CDS encoding acyl-CoA dehydrogenase family protein yields MQFALTEEQIAVRDMARDVANRKIAPFALQWDEEKHFPVETMREAAALGIGGICIRNDVGGSALSRLDGTLIFEALAQGCPTVSSFISIHNMASWMIDAHGSDEQRRKWLPKLCTMDLLASYCLTEPGAGSDAAALRTRARRDGDHYVVDGQKQFISGAGASDLYVVMVRTGDHGPDGVSALVVERGTPGVSFGANERKMGWNAQPTRAVIFENARVPVANRIGAEGAGFRIAMAGLDGGRLNIAACSLGGAQSALDKALGYMKERKAFGKRLDEFQALQFKVADMATELEAARTFLWRAASALDREDTNATMLCAVAKRLATDVGFDVANQALQLHGGYGYLSEYGIEKIVRDLRVHQILEGTNEIMRLIVSRKVIEGAR; encoded by the coding sequence ATGCAGTTCGCGCTGACCGAGGAGCAGATCGCTGTCCGCGACATGGCGCGCGACGTCGCGAACCGCAAGATCGCGCCGTTCGCGCTTCAATGGGATGAAGAGAAGCACTTTCCGGTTGAGACGATGCGGGAGGCGGCGGCGCTCGGGATCGGCGGCATCTGCATTCGCAATGATGTCGGCGGCTCGGCCTTGAGCCGGCTTGATGGGACGCTGATTTTCGAGGCGCTGGCGCAGGGTTGTCCCACCGTTTCGTCGTTCATCTCGATCCATAACATGGCGTCGTGGATGATTGATGCCCATGGTTCGGACGAGCAGCGGCGAAAATGGCTGCCGAAACTCTGCACCATGGATCTGCTGGCGAGCTATTGCCTGACCGAGCCCGGCGCGGGATCGGACGCGGCCGCCTTGCGGACCCGCGCGAGGCGCGACGGAGACCACTACGTCGTCGACGGACAGAAGCAGTTCATATCGGGAGCCGGCGCGAGCGACCTCTATGTGGTTATGGTCCGCACCGGAGACCACGGCCCGGATGGCGTTTCGGCGCTCGTGGTCGAGCGCGGCACACCGGGCGTTTCGTTCGGCGCCAACGAACGAAAGATGGGATGGAATGCGCAGCCCACGCGTGCCGTGATCTTCGAGAACGCGCGGGTGCCGGTCGCCAACCGGATCGGCGCGGAAGGTGCCGGGTTCAGGATCGCGATGGCCGGACTCGACGGCGGACGGCTGAACATCGCCGCGTGCTCGCTCGGCGGCGCGCAATCGGCGCTCGACAAGGCGCTCGGTTACATGAAGGAGCGCAAGGCGTTTGGCAAGCGGCTCGACGAATTCCAGGCCCTGCAATTCAAGGTCGCCGACATGGCGACCGAGCTTGAAGCGGCGCGAACTTTTCTTTGGCGCGCGGCTTCCGCGCTGGACCGGGAGGACACCAATGCCACCATGCTGTGCGCGGTGGCTAAACGGCTGGCCACGGATGTCGGCTTCGATGTCGCCAATCAGGCGCTGCAACTGCACGGCGGCTATGGCTATCTCAGCGAGTACGGCATCGAGAAAATCGTGCGCGATCTGCGCGTGCATCAGATCCTGGAAGGGACCAACGAGATCATGCGCCTGATCGTGTCGCGCAAGGTGATCGAGGGGGCGCGATGA
- a CDS encoding CoA-acylating methylmalonate-semialdehyde dehydrogenase, translating into MRIIGHFIGGRNVEGASGRFSDVYQPMTGEVQARVALASKAELREAVENARAAQPAWAATNPQRRVRVLMKFLELVARDNDAIAELLAREHGKTIPDAHGDIFRGVEVVEYAIGIPELMKGDFTENVGPGIDSYSMRQPLGVVAGITPFNFPAMIPMWKFAPAIACGNAFILKPSERDPGVPMRLAELMLEAGLPPGILNVVNGDKEVVDAILDDPDIAAVGFVGSSSVAHYIYSRAAATGKRCQCFGGAKNHMIIMPDADMDQSVEALVGAGYGAAGERCMAVSVAVPVGEATADRLMEKLIPRVGSLKIGPSTDASADFGPLVTRAALERVRNYVEIGVKEGATLAVDGRGFKMQGYENGFYMGASLFDNVTRDMRIYKEEIFGPVLSVVRAKDFEEAVALPSEHDYGNGVAIFTRDGDAAREFASRVQVGMVGINVPIPVPVAYYTFGGWKRSAFGDLNQYGPDSVRFYTRTKTVTSRWPSDVKEGAQFAFHSK; encoded by the coding sequence ATGCGCATCATCGGGCACTTCATCGGCGGCAGGAATGTCGAGGGCGCATCGGGACGTTTTTCAGATGTGTATCAGCCGATGACGGGCGAGGTGCAGGCCAGGGTCGCACTGGCGTCGAAAGCCGAACTGCGCGAGGCCGTGGAGAATGCCAGGGCGGCGCAGCCGGCCTGGGCGGCGACAAACCCGCAGCGCCGCGTCCGCGTGCTGATGAAGTTTCTCGAACTGGTGGCGCGCGACAATGATGCGATCGCCGAACTGCTCGCCCGCGAACATGGCAAGACCATTCCCGATGCCCATGGCGACATCTTCCGCGGCGTGGAGGTTGTCGAATACGCCATCGGCATTCCCGAACTGATGAAGGGCGACTTCACCGAGAACGTCGGTCCCGGCATCGACAGCTATTCGATGCGGCAGCCGCTCGGCGTCGTCGCCGGGATCACGCCGTTCAATTTCCCGGCGATGATCCCGATGTGGAAGTTCGCGCCGGCCATCGCCTGCGGCAACGCCTTCATCCTGAAGCCGTCCGAACGCGATCCGGGCGTGCCGATGAGGCTGGCCGAATTGATGCTTGAGGCCGGTTTGCCGCCCGGCATTCTCAATGTCGTCAACGGCGACAAGGAGGTGGTGGACGCCATTCTTGACGATCCCGATATCGCGGCGGTCGGCTTTGTCGGCTCCTCATCGGTCGCGCATTACATTTATTCTCGCGCCGCCGCGACGGGTAAAAGGTGCCAGTGCTTCGGCGGCGCCAAGAATCACATGATCATCATGCCCGACGCTGATATGGATCAGTCGGTGGAGGCGCTGGTCGGGGCGGGCTATGGTGCGGCCGGTGAACGCTGCATGGCGGTGTCGGTCGCGGTTCCCGTCGGCGAAGCCACGGCCGACCGGCTGATGGAAAAGCTGATCCCGCGGGTGGGAAGCCTGAAGATTGGGCCGTCCACCGACGCGTCCGCCGATTTTGGTCCGCTCGTCACCAGGGCGGCGCTGGAGCGTGTCAGGAATTATGTCGAGATCGGCGTCAAGGAAGGCGCCACGCTGGCGGTCGATGGCCGCGGATTCAAAATGCAAGGCTACGAGAACGGATTCTACATGGGGGCCAGTCTGTTCGACAACGTTACAAGGGACATGCGGATCTACAAGGAGGAGATTTTTGGTCCGGTGCTCTCGGTGGTGCGCGCGAAAGATTTCGAGGAAGCGGTGGCGCTGCCGTCCGAACACGACTACGGCAACGGCGTTGCGATCTTCACGCGAGATGGTGACGCCGCGCGCGAATTCGCCTCGCGCGTCCAGGTCGGCATGGTCGGCATCAATGTGCCGATCCCGGTGCCGGTCGCCTACTACACCTTCGGCGGCTGGAAGCGCTCGGCCTTCGGTGACCTCAATCAGTACGGTCCGGATTCAGTTCGATTTTACACCAGGACCAAAACCGTCACCTCGCGCTGGCCCTCCGACGTCAAGGAAGGGGCGCAGTTCGCGTTCCATAGCAAGTGA
- a CDS encoding acetyl-CoA acetyltransferase, with the protein MSASIVGWAHTPFGKLDTETVESLVVKAATDALADAGVSVGDVDEIVLGHFNAGFSPQDFTAALVLQAAPELRFKPATRVENACATGSAAVHQGIRAIASGAARIVLVVGVEQMTRTAGPEIGRNLLRASYLPEDGDTVGGFAGIFGKIAQAYFQKYGDASDALAMIAAKNHRNGVANPYAQMRKDVGYDFCRSESEKNPFVAGPLKRTDCSLVSDGAAALVLTDADTARSARKAVSIRGTGHAQDFLPMSRRDILAFEGCTVAWRRALAKAGVTLSDLSFVETHDCFTIAELIEYEAMGLTPKGQGARAIKEGWTQKDGRLPVNPSGGLKAKGHPIGATGVSMHVMSAMQLAGEAPEGMQIRDARLAGIFNMGGTAVANYVSILEPFR; encoded by the coding sequence ATGAGCGCCAGCATCGTGGGATGGGCTCATACGCCGTTCGGAAAACTGGACACTGAGACCGTCGAAAGCCTTGTGGTAAAGGCCGCAACCGACGCGCTGGCCGATGCCGGGGTTTCCGTCGGCGATGTCGATGAGATCGTGCTCGGGCATTTCAATGCCGGCTTCTCACCGCAGGATTTTACCGCGGCCCTCGTCCTGCAGGCCGCTCCGGAACTCCGCTTCAAGCCGGCGACGCGGGTGGAGAACGCCTGCGCCACCGGATCGGCGGCGGTGCATCAGGGCATCCGCGCGATTGCGTCCGGGGCGGCAAGGATCGTGCTTGTGGTCGGCGTCGAGCAGATGACGCGGACCGCCGGTCCGGAGATCGGCCGCAATCTGCTGCGCGCTTCCTATCTGCCCGAAGATGGCGATACTGTCGGCGGCTTTGCCGGCATTTTCGGCAAGATCGCGCAAGCTTACTTTCAGAAATACGGTGACGCCTCGGATGCGCTGGCGATGATCGCGGCGAAGAATCACAGGAATGGCGTCGCCAACCCTTACGCGCAGATGCGCAAGGATGTCGGCTACGACTTCTGCCGTTCCGAGAGCGAGAAAAATCCCTTCGTGGCGGGGCCGCTAAAGCGCACGGACTGTTCGCTGGTGTCTGACGGTGCGGCCGCGCTGGTGCTGACGGATGCCGACACGGCAAGGTCGGCGCGCAAGGCGGTCAGCATCCGCGGGACCGGCCACGCGCAGGATTTCCTGCCGATGTCGAGGCGCGACATTCTCGCGTTCGAGGGCTGCACGGTAGCCTGGCGGCGGGCGCTGGCGAAGGCCGGCGTCACGCTGTCCGATCTCTCTTTCGTCGAGACTCACGATTGCTTCACCATTGCCGAACTGATCGAGTACGAGGCCATGGGGCTGACGCCGAAGGGGCAAGGGGCGCGCGCCATCAAGGAAGGCTGGACGCAGAAAGACGGCCGGTTGCCGGTCAATCCGTCCGGCGGCCTGAAGGCCAAGGGGCATCCGATCGGCGCCACCGGCGTTTCCATGCATGTGATGAGCGCGATGCAACTCGCGGGCGAGGCGCCCGAGGGCATGCAGATCAGGGACGCCAGGCTCGCCGGCATCTTCAACATGGGTGGCACGGCGGTTGCGAACTATGTTTCGATTCTTGAGCCGTTTCGATAG
- a CDS encoding SET domain-containing protein: MPVIPPNKPYRIGRSRTGLGLFATKPIKKGTKIIRYVGRLLDCTKEKDDAVENKYLFQITSRWTIDGSMRSNIARYINHSCKPNAESDVRKIKRRVDIRAIKDIAPGEEINYDYGTEYFKEYLKPIGCKCDSCEKKRKKLRAAAREEKKHSRGSAENNAGPKPGRRRLNGHKANSAAPKKSKTLSTAKGGRSKRFS, encoded by the coding sequence ATGCCTGTCATCCCTCCGAATAAGCCTTACCGCATTGGCCGCTCCCGCACCGGGCTCGGCCTCTTCGCCACCAAGCCAATCAAGAAGGGCACGAAAATTATCCGGTACGTCGGACGGCTGCTCGATTGCACCAAGGAGAAGGACGACGCGGTCGAGAACAAGTATCTCTTCCAGATCACCAGCCGCTGGACCATCGACGGCTCCATGCGCTCGAACATCGCGCGCTATATCAACCACTCCTGCAAACCGAATGCGGAGTCGGATGTTCGCAAGATCAAGCGCCGCGTGGATATTCGCGCCATCAAGGACATCGCGCCTGGCGAGGAGATCAACTACGACTACGGCACCGAGTATTTCAAGGAGTACCTGAAGCCGATCGGCTGCAAGTGCGACTCCTGCGAAAAGAAGCGAAAGAAGCTGCGGGCGGCGGCGCGCGAGGAAAAGAAGCACTCTCGGGGGAGCGCTGAAAATAACGCCGGCCCCAAGCCCGGTCGCAGAAGGCTGAACGGGCACAAGGCGAACTCCGCCGCTCCAAAGAAGTCGAAGACGCTGTCGACAGCTAAGGGCGGACGATCAAAGAGGTTTTCCTGA